TTCTCGCGCTTCACCTCGTTCTCGAGCTTGCGCTCCCCGCGCAGGGTCAGGATGTTGTTCTCCACCCGCACGTCCACGTCCTTGGGATCGATTCCAGGCAGCTCGGCCTTGAGGACGATGTTGCCGTTCTGTTCGTAGATGTCCACGGCGGGGGCCCAGGAGCCTCCCACCCAGTCTTCCTCACCGCCCGTACGGTTGATCCCCCGGAACGACTCGTCAAACAGCCGATTCATCCGCTCCTGCAAGCCGATCAGGTCGCGGAACGGCTCCCAGCGAACAATAGCCATACTCACTTCCTCCTTCCTCAGGCCCGTCCCTCGGCGGGACGGGCCTCTTGATCTTTTCTCAGTTCTTCACCGTGTACTCTGCGTCCACGACGTCGCCTTGGGGCTTGTCGTGCCCCGCCGCCGGTGACGGCCCCTCGCCTCCGGGACCGCCCGGGGTCTTCTTGTAAAGCGTCTCCGCCACCTTGTGGCTGAGACCGGTGAGGCGCTCCAGCGCGGCCCGCATGGCGCCGACGTCCTCGCCCTCCGCGGCCTTGCGCGCCTCCGCCACCGCTTCCTCGATCTTTCCCGCCTCGGGCTCCCCGATCTGGCTACGGTTGTCCTTCAGTAGCTTCTCCAGGTTGTAGGCCATGCCGTCAAGCTGGTTCCGGACATCGATCGACTCCCGGCGGTGCTTGTCATCCTCCGCGTGGGCCTGGGCGTCCTTCACCATCCGCTCCACCTCCTCCTTGGCCAGACCCGAGGAGGCGGTGATGGTGATGGCCTGGGTCTTGCCCGTGGCCAGGTCCTTGGCGGAG
This DNA window, taken from Vicinamibacteria bacterium, encodes the following:
- a CDS encoding Hsp20/alpha crystallin family protein; this translates as MAIVRWEPFRDLIGLQERMNRLFDESFRGINRTGGEEDWVGGSWAPAVDIYEQNGNIVLKAELPGIDPKDVDVRVENNILTLRGERKLENEVKRENYHRVERAYGSFTRSFTLPNVVDTEKIKAEYKDGLLRMTLPKKDEAKPKQISINVAK
- a CDS encoding Hsp70 family protein, translating into MTRMPRIQKLVRDTFGKEPHKGVNPDEVVAVGAAIQAGILAGDVKDVLLLDVTPLSLGVETLGGVMTRLIERNTTIPTKKTEVFSTAADNQPSVEIHVLQGEREMARDNRTLGKFQLVGIPSAPRGVPQVEVTFDIDANGILNVSAKDLATGKTQAITITASSGLAKEEVERMVKDAQAHAEDDKHRRESIDVRNQLDGMAYNLEKLLKDNRSQIGEPEAGKIEEAVAEARKAAEGEDVGAMRAALERLTGLSHKVAETLYKKTPGGPGGEGPSPAAGHDKPQGDVVDAEYTVKN